One Spirochaetota bacterium genomic window carries:
- a CDS encoding ribonucleoside triphosphate reductase → MINFIRKRTGQIVSYDSSRITDAIFKAAVAVGGTDYGLAVRLTKKVEEELVKKFGDGVPTVEEIQDIVEKVLIENGHAKTAKAYILYRDKKKFLRETKNIFLDVLKVVDGYVCQGDWRVNENSNSGYSFSGLLMHAAGEIVSHYTLEKIYPEDISKAHRSGDMHIHDLSMGIAGYCAGWSLKNLLYEGFGGVPNKVEAAPAKHFSTALGQMVNFLGTLQNEWAGAQAFSSFDTYLAPFVYYDGLSYKEIKQEIQKFIFSLNVSSRWGGQTPFTNLTFDLKVPEDLKEEYIVHEGKIKDKKYKEFQKEMDLINKAFLEVMYEGDAKGRIFTFPIPTYNITKDFEWNSEISDLLFKVTGKYGYPYFQNFVNSDLKPSDVRSMCCRLQLDLRELKSKTNGIFGAGESTGSLGVVTLNLPRIGYISKTKEQFFANLDRVLLLAFESLEIKRDIVQKNLDSGLFPYTNRYLGTLEHHFSTIGIIGMNEALYNFMRKNIYEKDGIEFALEIIYYIKNKLKEFQKKSGHLYNLEATPAEGTSYRLAKLDKEKYPDIITASDLAIINGNKVSENVEPYYTNSTLLPVFYSDDIYEALEHQNIFQPLYTGGTVFHIFVGEEISDYQSVKVLIKKVCENYKIPYFSVTPTFSVCPIHGYIRGKVEKCEICGSETEIYSRVVGYYRPVNNWNKGKKEEFFERKTYNYETIIYKESI, encoded by the coding sequence ATGATAAATTTTATAAGAAAAAGAACAGGGCAAATAGTTTCTTATGATAGTAGTAGAATTACTGATGCTATTTTTAAGGCAGCTGTTGCAGTTGGTGGAACAGATTATGGACTTGCTGTTAGGTTAACAAAGAAGGTTGAGGAAGAACTTGTAAAAAAATTTGGAGATGGTGTACCAACAGTTGAAGAGATCCAAGATATAGTTGAAAAAGTACTTATAGAAAATGGTCATGCAAAGACAGCTAAAGCTTATATTTTGTATAGAGATAAGAAAAAATTCCTTAGGGAAACTAAAAATATCTTTTTGGATGTATTGAAAGTAGTTGATGGTTATGTTTGTCAAGGTGATTGGAGGGTAAATGAAAATTCAAATTCAGGTTATTCATTTTCTGGCCTTTTAATGCATGCGGCAGGTGAAATAGTTTCTCACTATACGCTTGAAAAAATTTATCCTGAAGATATATCCAAAGCACATAGATCAGGTGATATGCATATACATGATCTTTCTATGGGAATAGCTGGTTATTGTGCAGGTTGGTCTCTTAAAAATCTTCTTTATGAAGGTTTTGGTGGAGTTCCAAATAAAGTTGAAGCTGCTCCAGCAAAACATTTTTCAACAGCTTTGGGGCAAATGGTAAACTTTTTAGGAACACTTCAAAATGAATGGGCTGGAGCCCAAGCTTTCTCATCTTTTGATACTTATTTAGCTCCATTTGTTTATTATGATGGTCTTTCATACAAAGAGATAAAACAAGAAATTCAAAAATTTATTTTTAGTTTAAATGTTTCTTCAAGATGGGGAGGACAGACTCCATTTACAAATCTTACTTTTGATTTAAAAGTTCCAGAAGATTTAAAAGAGGAATATATTGTTCATGAAGGTAAAATAAAAGATAAAAAATATAAAGAATTTCAGAAAGAGATGGATCTTATAAATAAAGCTTTTCTTGAAGTTATGTATGAAGGAGATGCTAAAGGTAGAATTTTTACTTTTCCTATACCTACTTATAATATTACAAAAGATTTTGAATGGAATTCTGAAATATCAGATCTACTTTTTAAGGTTACTGGGAAATATGGATATCCATATTTTCAAAATTTTGTAAATTCTGATTTAAAACCTTCAGATGTTAGGTCAATGTGCTGTAGGCTTCAACTAGATTTAAGAGAACTTAAAAGCAAGACAAATGGAATATTTGGTGCAGGGGAATCTACAGGATCACTTGGAGTTGTAACACTTAATCTACCAAGAATTGGTTATATTTCAAAGACAAAAGAACAATTTTTTGCAAACCTTGATAGAGTTTTATTATTAGCATTTGAATCACTAGAAATTAAAAGAGATATAGTTCAAAAAAACCTTGATAGTGGGCTTTTTCCATATACTAATAGATATTTGGGTACTTTAGAACATCATTTTTCTACTATTGGAATTATTGGTATGAATGAAGCATTATATAATTTTATGAGAAAAAATATTTATGAAAAAGATGGTATAGAATTTGCATTGGAGATCATATATTATATAAAAAATAAATTAAAAGAGTTTCAGAAAAAGTCAGGACATTTATATAATCTTGAAGCAACCCCTGCAGAAGGTACTTCTTATAGACTTGCTAAACTTGATAAAGAAAAATATCCGGATATTATAACTGCTTCTGATTTAGCTATTATTAATGGTAATAAAGTTTCTGAAAATGTTGAACCATATTATACAAATTCAACACTTTTACCAGTTTTTTATAGTGATGATATTTATGAAGCTTTAGAACATCAAAATATATTTCAACCCCTTTATACTGGAGGAACAGTTTTTCATATTTTTGTGGGTGAAGAGATTTCGGATTATCAATCTGTAAAGGTGCTAATTAAAAAAGTATGTGAAAATTATAAAATTCCTTATTTTTCTGTTACTCCAACATTTTCTGTATGCCCAATACACGGGTATATTAGAGGAAAAGTTGAAAAATGTGAAATCTGTGGATCTGAAACAGAAATTTATTCAAGAGTTGTTGGTTATTATAGACCTGTTAATAACTGGAATAAAGGCAAAAAAGAGGAATTTTTTGAAAGAAAAACTTATAAT